From the genome of Eublepharis macularius isolate TG4126 chromosome 12, MPM_Emac_v1.0, whole genome shotgun sequence, one region includes:
- the TSEN34 gene encoding tRNA-splicing endonuclease subunit Sen34, with protein sequence MIRIHVLEGKAFVWNCADVQRIREEHRIVGTLVGALARKPRQNVRLGLPLQLLPEEARLLLEKDVATLIKNPSSKPFADDAEQDPLFLEAVAAYQEEQEESYMEQLRLAAEQRKALLGSLAERIAQGRAKKQQQKGEGGEPLSKPADPESSFVFPRESMMVQLPTERTWLGQEEVDWHLPSKEWPYGGQPEHEMRYCVFQSLWEQGYYITSGSKFGGDFLVYPGDPMRFHAHYIALCVTRDAPLSLCDIISVGRLGTSVKKTVLLCSVDQDGTVVYTSLQWSGMQ encoded by the exons ATGATCCGAATCCACGTCTTGGAGGGAAAGGCTTTTGTGTGGAATTGCGCTGATGTGCAACGTATCCGAGAGGAGCATCGCATTGTTGGCACGCTGGTTGGGGCATTGGCTCGGAAGCCACGGCAGAATGTGCGGCTGGGTCTTCCCCTCCAGTTGCTGCCGGAAGAGGCCCGGCTGTTGTTGGAGAAAGATGTGGCCACCTTGATTAAAAACCCATCTTCCAAGCCCTTTGCAGATGATGCAGAACAG GATCCCCTATTCTTGGAGGCAGTGGCTGCCTACCAAGAGGAGCAAGAGGAGAGCTACATGGAACAGCTGAGGCTGGCGGCTGAACAGAGGAAGGCCCTGCTGGGCTCCCTGGCTGAACGCATCGCGCAGGGTCGggcaaagaaacagcagcagaaaggggaaggaggag AGCCTCTGTCAAAACCTGCAGATCCGGAATCTAGTTTTGTGTTTCCCCGGGAATCTATGATGGTCCAGCTTCCCACAGAGCGGACCTGGCTGGGTCAAGAAGAGGTCGACTGGCACCTGCCCTCCAAAGAGTGGCCTTATGGTGGACAACCGGAACATGAGATGCGTTACTGTGTTTTCCAGAGCCTTTGGGAACAAGGCTACTATATCACCAGTGGGAGCAAATTTGGGGGCGACTTCCTTGTTTATCCAG GTGACCCAATGAGGTTCCATGCCCATTACATCGCCCTCTGTGTGACTCGAGATGCACCCCTTTCCTTGTGTGACATCATCAGTGTGGGACGGCTTGGCACCAGCGTCAAAAAGACTGTTCTTCTTTGCTCGGTGGACCAGGATGGGACTGTAGTGTACACATCCCTGCAGTGGAGCGGGATGCAGTGA
- the LOC129338494 gene encoding lysophospholipid acyltransferase 7-like isoform X2, which translates to MPPEVMIILAALLISVAIGFLFKKGGPKTKQFGGAAMGLLFMLAGCHIHTLHSLVTILGSWLIINISPRSCHYLTLGWTFSHLLFLRTVTYFGFPEPTLLANAIQPLFAFQMVSLANDVQEFTQGKKQEVTSFSKSPVIGVIPKMPGLVEILCYSYCYMGLMAGLFYRYRTHYDWLNQPNSIVIPSWQPLLSRSKMLPIYGVSFLVVSHFFPLDYVRSDAFYERALPFRLFYMIPIFFVFRMRFYVVWLSVECVCIAAAFGAYPVAAKSRPGRGPTVEYEPLSRSADGEVSSITYDYETIKNIDPHGTEFCVKVKDGMRCWNMTVQWWLAQYIYKRAPFRSYVMRSAWTLLISAYWHGIHPGYYLSFLTIPLCLAAEGAMENGFLRHLSPAGRLYGDWVQWFLKMRAYEYACMGFELLTFEDTMRYWSSIYYCIHVGAVAFFLLGKLLGGRREHGSSKGKDGAAQRGE; encoded by the exons ATGCCGCCCGAAGTAATGATCATCTTGGCTGCGTTGCTCATCTCCGTCGCCATTGGTTTTCTCTTCAAGAAAGGAG GGCCAAAGACCAAGCAGTTTGGAGGGGCAGCCATGGGTCTTTTGTTTATGCTGGCTGGCTGCCACATCCACACTCTCCACTCACTGGTCACTATCCTTGGTTCGTGGCTTATCATCAATATCTCTCCAAG GTCTTGCCACTACTTGACGCTTGGATGGACCTTTTCCCACCTGCTCTTTCTCCGCACAGTTACATACTTCGGTTTCCCTGAACCAACTCTGTTAGCCAATGCCATACAACCCCTGTTTGCTTTCCAG ATGGTGAGCTTGGCCAATGACGTGCAAGAATTCACTCAAggaaagaaacaggaagtgacatccttTAGCAAGTCTCCTGTGATTGGTGTGATCCCCAAAATGCCAGGACTGGTGGAGATACTGTGCTACAGTTATTGCTATATGGGACTAATGGCAG GCCTGTTTTATCGCTACCGTACACACTATGATTGGCTGAACCAGCCTAACTCTATAGTTATCCCCAGCTGGCAACCGCTGCTTTCCAGATCTAAGATGCTTCCCATCTATGGGGTCTCATTCCTGGTGGTCTCTCACTTCTTTCCCCTTGACTACGTGCGAAGCGACGCCTTCTACGAGCGAGCACTTCCTTTCCGCCTCTTCTACATGATACCCATCTTTTTCGTCTTCCGCATGCGTTTCTACGTGGTCTGGCTAAGTGTCGAATGCGTCTGTATCGCAGCTGCCTTTGGGGCTTACCCAGTTGCCGCCAAATCCCGACCAGGCAGGGGCCCCACTGTGGAATATGAGCCTCTCAGTAG ATCAGCTGATGGAGAGGTGTCAAGTATCACCTATGATTATGAGACAATTAAGAACATTGACCCACATGGCACAGAGTTCTGCGTCAAGGTGAAAGATGGCATGCGCTGTTGGAACATGACAGTACAGTGGTGGCTGGCACAATATATCTACAAAAGAGCTCCTTTCCGTTCCTATGTCATGAG GAGCGCCTGGACTTTGCTGATCTCTGCATACTGGCATGGAATTCACCCCGGCTACTACCTCAGCTTCCTGACCATTCCACTATGCCTGGCCGCTGAAGGTGCAATGGAGAACGGCTTCTTGAGACATCTCTCCCCTGCAGGGCGTCTCTATGGTGACTGGGTGCAGTGGTTCTTGAAAATGCGGGCCTACGAATACGCTTGCATGGGCTTTGAGCTGCTGACCTTTGAGGACACCATGCGCTACTGGAGCTCCATCTATTATTGCATCCACGTGGGAGCAGTGGCCTTCTtcctgctggggaagctgttGGGAGGTCGGAGGGAACATGGCAGCTCAAAGGGCAAAGATGGAGCTGCGCAGAGGGGGGAGTGA
- the GRWD1 gene encoding glutamate-rich WD repeat-containing protein 1, whose amino-acid sequence MEDASPWREGTSGSSSSDREEDVEMEEEERKGEKRAKRMGPRPGLYFQGQDCAAEGEELMMDERAYRLYHRAGTGAPCLSFDILHDDFGEDRTSYPLSLLLCAGTQAETANANRLMVMKMHNLHGMKQATKETSESESSSDSDDDDNEEKKPQLELAMIPHYGGINRVRVTEFGGSQIAAVWSEKGQVNLYDLRSAIVAVSDPQAMAAFLREEQAKIKPIFSFAGHMTEGFAMDWSPKKPGTLLTGDCNKNIHLWTPKEDGSWIVDQRPFTAHTSSVEDLQWSPNEATVFASCSADASIRIWDIRAAPGQACMLTTSQAHDADVNVISWNQNEPFIVSGGDDGALKIWDLRQFQKGLPVATFKQHTAPITSVEWHPTDSGVFAASGADHQVTQWDLAVERDDAEEEKDPALAAIPPQLLFVHQGENEIKELHWHPQCPGTVITTALSGFNVFRTISV is encoded by the exons ATGGAGGACGCTAGCCCGTGGCGTGAAGGGACCAGCGGGTCTAGCAGTAGTGACAGGGAGGAAGATgtggaaatggaggaggaggagaggaaaggggaaaagagagCAAAAAGGATGGGTCCAAGACCAGGGCTTTATTTTCAAGGGCAGGACTGTGCTGCAGAGGGGGAGGAGTTGATGATGGATGAACGCGCGTATCGGCTTTACCACCGTGCAGGCACAG GTGCTCCTTGCTTGAGTTTTGATATCTTGCACGATGACTTTGGTGAAGATCGAACCAGCTACCCCTTGAGTCTTCTGCTTTGCGCTGGCACCCAGGCTGAAACTGCCAACGCCAACAG ATTGATGGTAATGAAAATGCATAACCTGCATGGGATGAAACAAGCCACCAAGGAAACTTCGGAGTCAGAGAGCAGTAGtgatagtgatgatgatgataatgaagaGAAGAAACCCCAGCTGGAACTGGCCATGATCCCCCATTATGGGGGTATAAACAGAGTTCGG GTGACAGAGTTTGGTGGATCACAGATAGCAGCTGTTTGGTCTGAGAAAGGGCAGGTTAACCTATATGACCTACGGAGCGCCATAGTGGCTGTGTCAGACCCTCAAGCAATGGCTGCCTTTCTGCGAGAAGAGCAGGCTAAAATCAAACCCATCTTCTCCTTTGCTGGGCACATGACGGAGGGGTTTGCTATGGACTGGTCCCCCAAGAAACCAG GCACTCTTCTCACTGGTGACTGCAACAAAAATATCCACTTGTGGACGCCGAAGGAGGATGGCTCATGGATTGTAGATCAGCGGCCTTTCACAGCCCACACTTCATCAGTGGAAGACCTGCAGTGGTCTCCAAATGAAGCCACA GTGTTTGCATCCTGCTCAGCAGATGCCTCCATCAGGATCTGGGATATAAGGGCGGCCCCTGGGCAAGCTTGCATGCTGACCACCAGCCAGGCACATGATGCAGATGTCAACGTAATCAGCTGGAACCAGAACGAGCCCTTTATTGTCAGTGGTGGTGACGACGGAGCCCTAAAAATATGGGACCTGAGGCAGTTCCAG AAAGGTTTGCCCGTTGCCACCTTCAAGCAGCACACTGCCCCCATCACCTCTGTCGAATGGCACCCTACAGACAGTGGCGTGTTTGCGGCGTCCGGTGCTGACCACCAGGTTACTCAGTGGGACTTGGCTGTGGAGCGAGACGATGCAGAGGAAGAGAAGGACCCAGCTTTGGCTGCCATCCCACCCCAGCTCCTGTTTGTTCACCAAGGAGAGAATGAAATCAAGGAACTGCACTGGCACCCACAGTGTCCCGGCACCGTCATCACCACAGCTTTGTCGGGTTTCAACGTCTTTCGGACCATCAGCgtctga
- the LOC129338494 gene encoding lysophospholipid acyltransferase 7-like isoform X1, translated as MGVLAGWEALSCHYLTLGWTFSHLLFLRTVTYFGFPEPTLLANAIQPLFAFQVAGCVVEGVGRASLGSSFSLVISQMVSLANDVQEFTQGKKQEVTSFSKSPVIGVIPKMPGLVEILCYSYCYMGLMAGLFYRYRTHYDWLNQPNSIVIPSWQPLLSRSKMLPIYGVSFLVVSHFFPLDYVRSDAFYERALPFRLFYMIPIFFVFRMRFYVVWLSVECVCIAAAFGAYPVAAKSRPGRGPTVEYEPLSRSADGEVSSITYDYETIKNIDPHGTEFCVKVKDGMRCWNMTVQWWLAQYIYKRAPFRSYVMRSAWTLLISAYWHGIHPGYYLSFLTIPLCLAAEGAMENGFLRHLSPAGRLYGDWVQWFLKMRAYEYACMGFELLTFEDTMRYWSSIYYCIHVGAVAFFLLGKLLGGRREHGSSKGKDGAAQRGE; from the exons ATGGGAGTTCTGGCAGGCTGGGAAGCCTT GTCTTGCCACTACTTGACGCTTGGATGGACCTTTTCCCACCTGCTCTTTCTCCGCACAGTTACATACTTCGGTTTCCCTGAACCAACTCTGTTAGCCAATGCCATACAACCCCTGTTTGCTTTCCAGGTAGCTGGTTGTGTTGTGGAAGGGGTGGGAAGGGCCTCTCTAGGAAGCTCATTTTCCCTTGTTATCTCCCAGATGGTGAGCTTGGCCAATGACGTGCAAGAATTCACTCAAggaaagaaacaggaagtgacatccttTAGCAAGTCTCCTGTGATTGGTGTGATCCCCAAAATGCCAGGACTGGTGGAGATACTGTGCTACAGTTATTGCTATATGGGACTAATGGCAG GCCTGTTTTATCGCTACCGTACACACTATGATTGGCTGAACCAGCCTAACTCTATAGTTATCCCCAGCTGGCAACCGCTGCTTTCCAGATCTAAGATGCTTCCCATCTATGGGGTCTCATTCCTGGTGGTCTCTCACTTCTTTCCCCTTGACTACGTGCGAAGCGACGCCTTCTACGAGCGAGCACTTCCTTTCCGCCTCTTCTACATGATACCCATCTTTTTCGTCTTCCGCATGCGTTTCTACGTGGTCTGGCTAAGTGTCGAATGCGTCTGTATCGCAGCTGCCTTTGGGGCTTACCCAGTTGCCGCCAAATCCCGACCAGGCAGGGGCCCCACTGTGGAATATGAGCCTCTCAGTAG ATCAGCTGATGGAGAGGTGTCAAGTATCACCTATGATTATGAGACAATTAAGAACATTGACCCACATGGCACAGAGTTCTGCGTCAAGGTGAAAGATGGCATGCGCTGTTGGAACATGACAGTACAGTGGTGGCTGGCACAATATATCTACAAAAGAGCTCCTTTCCGTTCCTATGTCATGAG GAGCGCCTGGACTTTGCTGATCTCTGCATACTGGCATGGAATTCACCCCGGCTACTACCTCAGCTTCCTGACCATTCCACTATGCCTGGCCGCTGAAGGTGCAATGGAGAACGGCTTCTTGAGACATCTCTCCCCTGCAGGGCGTCTCTATGGTGACTGGGTGCAGTGGTTCTTGAAAATGCGGGCCTACGAATACGCTTGCATGGGCTTTGAGCTGCTGACCTTTGAGGACACCATGCGCTACTGGAGCTCCATCTATTATTGCATCCACGTGGGAGCAGTGGCCTTCTtcctgctggggaagctgttGGGAGGTCGGAGGGAACATGGCAGCTCAAAGGGCAAAGATGGAGCTGCGCAGAGGGGGGAGTGA